The proteins below are encoded in one region of Picrophilus oshimae DSM 9789:
- a CDS encoding phosphoglycolate phosphatase has product MIKLVVLDVDGTLTDKSRMISVNAVNAIRNLKTKVALVSGNVLPVLYGLKIYIGFDGYIFAENGGIALINNNIEKFFEKDGPESFLNDISGYTSARGILTNRWRETSMAFTANHDEMDIIDREAARRDLYIVDSGFTLHILNKGQDKGFAVKKMMDIMNIDYNNVLVIGDSQNDESMFSLGTLSACPGNASEKIKEMSNYVSGKCYGDELFDVFRHFDLIH; this is encoded by the coding sequence ATGATAAAGCTTGTTGTGCTTGACGTTGATGGCACATTAACGGATAAATCCAGAATGATCTCTGTAAACGCAGTAAATGCAATAAGGAATTTAAAAACAAAGGTTGCTCTTGTAAGTGGTAATGTCCTGCCTGTTTTATACGGGCTTAAAATTTACATAGGTTTTGATGGATATATCTTTGCGGAGAACGGTGGAATAGCACTTATAAACAATAATATTGAAAAGTTCTTTGAAAAGGATGGCCCTGAATCCTTTTTGAATGATATTTCAGGTTACACATCTGCAAGGGGCATACTAACAAACAGGTGGCGGGAAACATCAATGGCCTTTACAGCCAACCATGATGAAATGGATATAATAGATCGCGAGGCGGCCAGGAGGGATCTATACATAGTTGACAGCGGCTTTACATTGCATATATTAAATAAGGGCCAGGACAAGGGCTTTGCGGTTAAAAAGATGATGGATATTATGAACATTGATTATAACAATGTTCTTGTTATTGGCGATTCGCAGAACGATGAGAGCATGTTCAGTCTTGGAACATTAAGTGCATGCCCTGGAAACGCTTCTGAAAAAATAAAAGAAATGAGCAATTATGTATCTGGGAAATGCTATGGTGATGAACTCTTTGATGTCTTTAGGCACTTTGATTTAATTCATTGA
- a CDS encoding replication protein A — protein MKISDLNSENNNVSLKLKVLSVDKREIKSEEKSKIYYYGLVGDETGVIPFTAWEFPDVIKSGDVIEVKYAHLKEYRGKFRLYFDSRTEIMVKPGENIEIKNTYKDLKIKDLNPVTPFVTVSGKVTNVTKRENDKTGTIYSGYIEDDTGRVRFSSFGVPLENNRFYRIEGARVSMYSNRIEITVSNKSVVKEIESDMNLERNYKIFDIKNPVGGINIMGFIITLGEKSGIIKRCSVCNKTISLNVCPDHPDAGINLDIFAYFTIDDGTGFVRATAGKDAILPLININENEIARKASIIYNEMYKKLYGHAFKFTGNFIKKDDELDFQVIKANSITDDEIKIEMVEMENELS, from the coding sequence ATGAAGATATCTGATTTAAATAGTGAAAATAATAACGTTTCGCTTAAGCTTAAGGTTCTGTCCGTTGATAAGAGGGAGATAAAATCAGAGGAAAAATCAAAGATATACTATTACGGCCTTGTCGGCGATGAAACCGGGGTAATACCATTTACGGCATGGGAGTTCCCTGATGTAATAAAATCGGGCGATGTAATAGAGGTAAAATACGCCCATCTAAAAGAGTACCGTGGCAAGTTCAGGCTTTACTTCGACTCAAGAACGGAGATAATGGTCAAACCCGGTGAGAACATAGAGATTAAAAACACGTACAAGGATTTAAAGATAAAGGATTTGAATCCTGTTACACCATTTGTAACGGTTTCCGGTAAGGTAACGAATGTAACAAAGAGGGAAAACGATAAGACAGGTACAATATACTCTGGATATATAGAGGATGACACCGGCAGGGTCAGGTTTTCATCATTTGGCGTTCCACTGGAGAATAACAGATTTTACAGGATAGAGGGTGCCAGGGTATCAATGTATTCAAATAGAATAGAGATAACAGTAAGCAACAAAAGCGTTGTAAAAGAAATAGAATCTGATATGAACCTTGAAAGGAACTATAAGATCTTTGATATAAAAAATCCTGTCGGCGGCATAAATATTATGGGATTTATAATAACACTTGGTGAGAAGAGCGGAATAATAAAAAGATGCTCTGTATGCAATAAAACGATATCTTTAAACGTTTGCCCTGACCATCCAGATGCAGGGATAAACCTGGACATATTCGCCTATTTTACAATAGATGATGGCACCGGCTTTGTCAGGGCAACGGCAGGCAAGGATGCAATACTTCCATTAATAAACATAAATGAAAATGAAATAGCAAGGAAGGCATCAATTATTTACAATGAAATGTATAAAAAACTTTATGGTCATGCTTTTAAATTCACAGGGAACTTCATAAAAAAGGATGATGAGCTTGATTTTCAGGTTATTAAGGCAAATAGTATAACAGATGATGAGATAAAGATTGAAATGGTGGAGATGGAAAATGAACTTTCCTAA
- a CDS encoding homoserine dehydrogenase, with the protein MRISIIGLGHIGLSVLDIIKSRNDDYRKNNNGISIVSASDSKLTLYNENGLDPGKIINYKKSKRLEEIDYEKIKFDEIFEIKPDVIVDVSPATKDGIRGKNLYINAFEHGIDIVTANKAPLALHWHDIMDSASKNRRIIRYEASVGGGVPLFNLRQFCTMSSRIINFTGLVSSTINYVLNQELSGVGFLDAVKIAQNMGIAETDYSDDTMGLDSARKTVILANSLFNKDITLRDVTYDGIENIDISSMDNEKVYRVVAMIENNGGFHAESKIRAFSRNDFLGMISPLSMAYSMETDINDNINIFENHDGPLQTAAQVVNDVMLLKYKI; encoded by the coding sequence ATGAGGATCTCAATAATAGGCCTTGGCCATATTGGCCTTTCAGTGCTTGATATAATAAAAAGCAGGAACGATGATTACAGGAAAAATAACAATGGGATAAGTATTGTAAGTGCCAGCGATTCAAAATTAACATTATATAATGAGAATGGCCTTGATCCCGGGAAGATTATCAATTATAAAAAATCAAAAAGGCTTGAGGAAATAGATTATGAAAAAATAAAATTTGATGAGATCTTTGAAATAAAGCCAGATGTTATAGTTGATGTTTCTCCGGCAACAAAGGATGGAATAAGGGGGAAAAATCTGTATATAAACGCCTTTGAGCATGGCATTGACATAGTTACCGCAAACAAGGCTCCACTGGCATTGCACTGGCATGACATAATGGATTCGGCATCAAAAAACAGGAGAATTATAAGGTACGAGGCATCTGTCGGCGGCGGTGTTCCACTTTTTAACCTAAGGCAGTTCTGCACGATGTCTTCAAGAATAATTAATTTCACAGGGCTTGTAAGCTCCACGATAAACTATGTTCTTAACCAGGAGCTTTCTGGTGTTGGCTTCCTTGATGCGGTCAAAATAGCACAGAATATGGGTATAGCAGAAACGGATTACAGTGATGATACCATGGGACTGGATTCCGCCAGGAAGACTGTTATACTTGCAAATTCCCTATTTAATAAAGATATTACATTAAGGGATGTAACATACGATGGCATAGAAAACATTGATATTTCGTCAATGGACAATGAAAAGGTTTACAGGGTCGTTGCAATGATAGAAAATAATGGCGGTTTCCATGCTGAATCTAAAATAAGGGCATTCAGCAGGAACGATTTTCTTGGCATGATAAGCCCTCTGTCAATGGCATATTCAATGGAAACTGATATAAATGATAATATAAACATCTTTGAAAACCATGACGGTCCTCTTCAAACAGCAGCACAGGTTGTAAACGATGTAATGCTGCTTAAATATAAAATATGA
- a CDS encoding 2,3-diphosphoglycerate-dependent phosphoglycerate mutase — MEYVILVRHGESMTNRSGILSREMNKYGLTDNGIEQAKFTAYQLKSMNFDMIISSPVLRARETARIIANETNLKLKIDDRAIESDFGQYEGMHINEIPMKPREELGMETFESQQARMIDLIDSYNGRCIIVSHAFPIRAAISYYLNMDEQESFGIEIRYASMSAIDVKNKRILSIGSLLITDRIKKRFS, encoded by the coding sequence ATGGAATACGTTATTCTGGTAAGGCACGGAGAGAGCATGACAAACAGATCCGGCATATTATCAAGGGAGATGAACAAATACGGTTTGACTGATAATGGCATAGAACAGGCAAAATTCACAGCCTATCAATTAAAATCCATGAATTTTGACATGATTATATCAAGTCCTGTGCTAAGGGCCAGGGAGACAGCAAGGATTATAGCAAATGAAACAAATTTAAAATTAAAAATTGATGATAGGGCAATAGAATCTGATTTTGGCCAGTACGAGGGCATGCATATAAATGAAATACCAATGAAGCCCAGGGAGGAGCTTGGCATGGAAACATTTGAATCACAGCAGGCCAGAATGATCGATCTTATAGATTCTTACAATGGAAGATGCATTATTGTAAGCCATGCCTTTCCAATAAGGGCTGCAATATCATATTATTTAAACATGGATGAGCAGGAATCCTTTGGCATAGAGATAAGATACGCATCGATGAGCGCAATAGATGTAAAAAACAAAAGAATACTGTCAATAGGGTCACTTTTGATTACCGATCGCATAAAAAAACGCTTTTCATAA
- a CDS encoding dihydroorotase, protein MIYAGNFYYKDHFEYLEIDVNNGIITSIKKNIPGKKIKLNGAVMPAGTDSHVHFRDPGETYKEDFSTGTMSAIFGGTTTIIDMPNNKIRIDNYQAFSDKLAIVSRKAYCDFGLYSMFTGDNSLIIDKRSTGIKIYMGNTTNTNGSDITNEEISKIKDLNVPVFFHAEDSECLKKHYFNAKNLKEYDKSRPVECEILSVEKIKNYDLNTKVIAHKTFIDKIEMLSEASPHHLLLNNDMDLGSYGKVNPPLRSRSAQSLLLNSYISGNFDILSSDHAPHSQNEKTDFEYALPGIIGVETRIPLMLALVSKKILPIDVFYKTAIYNPAKLFKIKKGVIDNGYYADFFSFDYHNIERLNDYKLHSKNPVSPFNGFDVIFPDSVVLRGDVIIDNREILDERSGKFINELNQSA, encoded by the coding sequence ATGATTTACGCGGGAAACTTTTATTATAAGGACCATTTTGAGTACCTTGAAATTGATGTAAATAATGGCATAATAACCAGTATAAAAAAGAACATACCAGGAAAGAAGATCAAGCTTAATGGTGCCGTTATGCCAGCAGGCACGGATTCACACGTTCATTTCAGGGACCCTGGTGAAACATATAAGGAGGATTTTTCCACAGGAACAATGTCCGCAATCTTTGGCGGCACAACAACAATTATCGATATGCCAAATAATAAGATAAGAATAGATAACTACCAGGCATTCTCGGACAAACTTGCCATAGTAAGCAGGAAGGCCTACTGTGATTTCGGTCTCTATTCAATGTTCACCGGCGATAATTCATTAATAATTGATAAAAGATCAACTGGCATAAAGATATACATGGGAAACACAACAAATACAAACGGCAGCGACATTACAAATGAGGAGATATCAAAAATAAAAGACCTAAATGTACCTGTTTTTTTCCATGCCGAGGATTCAGAATGCCTTAAAAAACATTATTTTAATGCAAAAAACCTAAAGGAATATGATAAATCAAGGCCTGTTGAATGCGAGATCTTAAGCGTTGAAAAGATAAAGAATTATGATCTAAACACAAAGGTCATAGCCCATAAGACGTTTATCGATAAAATCGAGATGCTATCCGAGGCGAGTCCACATCATTTGCTGCTAAACAACGATATGGATCTAGGTTCCTATGGAAAGGTAAATCCACCATTGAGGTCAAGAAGTGCCCAGTCATTGCTATTGAATTCCTATATATCAGGCAATTTTGATATTTTATCATCGGATCATGCACCGCATTCACAGAATGAAAAAACGGATTTTGAATATGCGCTTCCAGGAATTATTGGTGTTGAAACCAGGATACCATTAATGCTTGCGCTGGTATCAAAAAAGATCCTTCCAATTGATGTATTCTATAAAACTGCAATATACAATCCTGCAAAACTCTTTAAAATAAAGAAGGGTGTAATTGACAATGGATACTACGCGGACTTTTTCAGTTTTGATTACCACAACATTGAAAGATTAAATGATTATAAACTTCATTCAAAGAACCCGGTATCGCCATTTAACGGCTTTGATGTTATCTTTCCAGACAGCGTAGTTCTCCGTGGTGATGTAATTATAGATAATAGGGAGATACTTGATGAAAGATCAGGAAAATTTATCAATGAATTAAATCAAAGTGCCTAA
- a CDS encoding thioredoxin domain-containing protein yields MNHLKNERSPYLLQHASNPVDWYPWSEQAFEKARSEGKLIFLSIGYSSCHWCHVMENESFKDDLVARKMNKTFVSIKVDREERPDIDNYYITLSQLMTGQAGWPLNFILSPEKKPLFAFTYIPRETRNNMIGMMDLCDTVDYLWNNKRDELLENANKAINAIKNEIKPERIDYNEAIENTFYSLKRTFDIEYGGFGSAPKFPEYHKLIFIMLYHKYFHGDIHMAVKTLTEMRLGGIYDHVSGGFHRYSTDSMWIVPHFEKMMYDQAFAVLAYTQAYQLTGKKLFMDTVHEITDFVNNEFFGEAFYTAIDADYKNIEGYYYTWDYNDIKDIIDDDFINDFNIKPEGNFISDKISGRNILYLKSEDKLNEKNMKILKKLKEKRVDSPFKDKKILCDVNGMAIKAFSYAYSVFKDRKMLDMARSAADFILYEMYQDGKLYHSYMNGLGPLANFDDHAFFISGLIELYNITNEKKYIDAAIQLNKKCIDLFYDGNGFFNSTGDFRMKEYYDSAVPSGLSAELQNLILLSFIDNNLNVFERAIDSVGYIIKNNPAFASAIVSSLIYYKYSYNIKGSKDFIENIEKKYVPSRLIELSNKNQVCDMNKCIYNPDEIEKILR; encoded by the coding sequence ATGAATCATCTTAAAAATGAGAGGAGCCCGTATCTGTTACAGCACGCTTCAAATCCTGTGGACTGGTATCCGTGGTCCGAGCAGGCCTTCGAAAAGGCAAGATCTGAAGGGAAATTAATATTTTTAAGCATAGGTTATTCAAGCTGCCACTGGTGCCATGTCATGGAAAACGAGAGCTTTAAGGATGATCTGGTTGCCAGAAAGATGAATAAAACCTTTGTTTCCATAAAGGTTGACCGTGAGGAGAGGCCTGACATTGATAATTATTATATAACGTTATCACAGTTGATGACCGGCCAGGCCGGCTGGCCATTAAACTTTATATTATCGCCTGAGAAAAAACCACTTTTTGCATTTACATACATACCAAGGGAAACAAGGAACAATATGATAGGAATGATGGATCTATGCGATACCGTTGATTACCTCTGGAATAATAAGCGTGATGAGCTCCTTGAAAATGCAAACAAGGCAATAAATGCAATTAAAAATGAGATTAAACCTGAGAGGATCGATTACAATGAGGCCATTGAGAATACATTCTATTCACTTAAAAGAACATTTGACATAGAATATGGCGGTTTTGGATCCGCACCAAAGTTCCCGGAGTACCATAAATTAATATTCATCATGCTTTATCATAAATACTTCCATGGGGACATTCACATGGCTGTAAAAACATTGACCGAAATGAGGCTCGGCGGCATATATGATCATGTTTCCGGCGGCTTTCATAGATACTCCACTGATTCGATGTGGATTGTTCCACACTTTGAAAAGATGATGTATGACCAGGCATTCGCGGTGCTTGCATACACGCAGGCATACCAGTTAACAGGGAAAAAGCTGTTTATGGATACTGTTCATGAAATAACAGATTTTGTTAATAATGAGTTTTTTGGTGAGGCATTTTACACGGCAATCGATGCAGATTACAAAAACATTGAGGGCTACTATTATACATGGGATTACAATGATATAAAAGATATTATAGATGATGATTTTATAAATGACTTTAATATAAAACCAGAGGGGAACTTTATCTCTGATAAAATATCAGGGAGAAACATATTGTATTTAAAATCAGAGGATAAATTAAATGAAAAAAATATGAAAATACTTAAAAAATTAAAGGAAAAAAGGGTGGACTCACCATTTAAGGATAAAAAGATACTTTGCGATGTAAACGGCATGGCGATAAAGGCTTTTAGCTATGCATACTCTGTTTTTAAGGATCGTAAAATGCTTGATATGGCAAGATCTGCCGCAGATTTTATTTTGTATGAGATGTACCAGGATGGAAAGCTGTATCACAGCTACATGAATGGCCTTGGGCCGCTGGCAAATTTCGATGACCATGCGTTTTTTATTTCAGGATTGATAGAATTATATAACATAACAAATGAAAAAAAGTATATAGATGCCGCAATTCAGTTAAATAAAAAATGCATTGATCTTTTTTATGATGGTAATGGCTTCTTCAATTCAACAGGTGATTTCAGGATGAAGGAATACTATGATAGTGCGGTGCCTTCCGGCCTATCTGCTGAGCTGCAGAATCTAATATTGCTATCGTTTATTGATAACAATCTTAATGTCTTTGAAAGGGCAATAGATTCCGTTGGTTACATAATAAAAAACAATCCAGCTTTTGCATCCGCAATAGTGAGCTCGTTGATATATTATAAATACAGCTATAACATAAAGGGAAGCAAAGATTTTATAGAAAATATCGAAAAAAAATATGTACCATCAAGATTAATAGAACTATCTAATAAAAACCAGGTATGCGATATGAACAAGTGCATTTACAATCCGGATGAGATAGAGAAAATACTAAGGTAA
- a CDS encoding ribonuclease P Rpr2/Rpp21/SNM1 subunit family protein encodes MNIALKRINYLINISRVSDNPERCIDLMEKISKRMDITLNHDIKLQYCKVCKMPYRSPVIRLKNGFVLIHCDHCGNTRRIKIRDHSVSSSK; translated from the coding sequence ATGAACATTGCCTTAAAAAGGATAAATTATTTAATTAATATTTCAAGGGTATCAGACAATCCAGAAAGATGCATAGATTTAATGGAAAAAATCTCAAAAAGGATGGATATTACATTAAACCATGATATTAAACTCCAGTACTGCAAGGTATGCAAGATGCCTTACAGAAGTCCAGTGATAAGATTAAAAAACGGTTTTGTTTTAATACATTGCGACCACTGCGGCAATACAAGAAGGATCAAAATAAGGGATCATTCTGTTTCAAGCTCAAAATAG
- a CDS encoding MMPL family transporter: MFENFFHSVGSFSRKHRKALIAFWIVIFILMLPFAEQFFNDTSYNISSSIITKNSMAYKANSLLESQFNGSDPNELIVVVNNTNIDNLTVNQNMINFENSLKDYMEKQKIDFINITSIITTENKTLLSFSRGIYSEENSTYNLMMKLHNETTSLLNQSGSLVRLEFGLPLEYLLIFEKTNNNTIAYKDVSTGLKGLPLIYLNYLSGYWNSTIKNLNNSNAIYIMNNAINSTVSNRAFEKILNSTLMLDLSRNYTLYEYYKDPENINSSLPGFSVSYVSNAIKSNKNATKFIEDDLCISPYKFVYKSFNVSEPVSFKMITPMVSIIYNASIKIFKNDPFIMINNGSYKWYLYSLYNTSGKNIGSFVYGNSGILKNYPYNEYPVLPSNYVKNSLLGYNNSTLLFIIDYKGNLTASEINGINHITSRYASIIPNSKYYLAGNTVADSELGTEVINGLVIALLIGISISIVIVGVFFRSPVAAFIPLLVFILSAVITAGISGIIYKYIFHSSISFITPTLLMILLLGISSDYTVYILSRYRSELKGKNMEASQETAKWAGLAVFTSGTTVAISYIVLWLSGIPIFSDDGLTNALGALIAITIANTFLIALTALLGKRAYWPSRFEEKKRLPFESSMTRIAGFTLKNRKKLIVLFIILTIAGLYVYSVTPTNMDVFTLLPPSSGIESLVVVNDSFHYDLFDPSYIIVNFTSPIVSHGKYNETEYNEIVNIEKRLLENSDVHSVLGIGYPFGYYVNYSFLSSDNRYVGNYINQTNSYIGKNPRYAEIVIYLSNIAWSGQSTKFVNEMPSIAGNGNNYKVYVGGLTEYLNDAYSFTSASFEKMIPILAASVFIILLLQIASAFTPVRLILMVMASVIVSLSVTYAIFYYTLHLPIIIFLPLFVFITLLAVGLDYDIFMVTKAREGVIKGLSNDEAIKQSIIQNGGVIITLGSLLFVTFGALYFSGIGIMQEIGIGLALGVLIDTFISWPFFVPSIMLYLDKYNWWPSKIGRNKK, from the coding sequence ATGTTTGAGAACTTTTTCCATTCGGTTGGCAGCTTCTCAAGAAAACACAGAAAGGCATTAATAGCCTTCTGGATTGTGATCTTTATATTGATGCTACCGTTTGCCGAGCAGTTTTTTAATGATACATCTTATAATATATCAAGCTCAATCATAACGAAGAATTCCATGGCCTATAAAGCGAACAGCCTTCTGGAAAGCCAGTTCAATGGATCTGATCCAAATGAGCTGATAGTTGTTGTTAATAATACAAACATAGACAATTTAACAGTAAACCAGAATATGATTAATTTTGAGAATTCATTGAAAGATTACATGGAAAAACAAAAAATAGACTTTATAAACATAACAAGCATAATAACAACGGAGAATAAGACTCTTTTATCATTTTCAAGGGGCATTTATTCAGAGGAGAACTCCACATATAATTTAATGATGAAACTGCACAATGAAACAACGTCGCTGTTAAATCAATCAGGGAGCCTTGTGAGGCTTGAATTTGGGCTTCCACTTGAATATCTATTAATATTTGAAAAGACTAATAATAATACAATAGCATATAAGGATGTATCGACCGGTCTTAAGGGCCTGCCGCTAATATATTTAAATTATCTTTCAGGCTACTGGAACTCAACGATTAAAAATCTTAATAATAGCAATGCCATTTATATAATGAATAACGCAATAAATAGTACCGTATCAAATAGGGCCTTTGAAAAGATTTTAAACAGCACATTGATGCTTGACCTTTCGAGGAATTACACACTCTATGAGTATTATAAAGACCCTGAAAACATAAATAGCTCCCTGCCAGGCTTCAGCGTTTCATATGTATCAAACGCCATTAAATCAAATAAGAATGCCACAAAATTCATAGAGGATGATCTGTGCATTAGTCCATATAAATTTGTATACAAATCATTTAATGTGAGCGAACCTGTATCATTTAAAATGATAACGCCAATGGTTTCAATAATATATAATGCAAGTATAAAGATTTTTAAAAACGACCCATTTATAATGATAAATAATGGATCCTACAAATGGTATTTATACAGCCTTTACAATACATCAGGTAAGAACATAGGGTCATTTGTCTATGGTAATTCCGGCATATTAAAAAATTACCCATACAATGAATATCCTGTGCTGCCATCAAATTATGTAAAAAACTCCCTTCTTGGTTATAATAATTCAACACTGCTCTTTATAATAGATTATAAGGGTAATTTAACAGCCTCCGAGATAAATGGAATAAATCATATAACATCAAGGTATGCATCGATTATACCAAATAGCAAATACTATCTTGCCGGAAATACCGTTGCCGACAGTGAGCTTGGAACCGAGGTCATAAACGGCCTGGTCATAGCCCTTTTAATAGGCATATCCATATCAATTGTTATTGTTGGGGTTTTCTTTAGATCTCCTGTTGCGGCGTTTATTCCATTGCTGGTTTTTATACTTTCGGCTGTCATAACTGCCGGAATCAGCGGTATAATCTATAAATATATCTTTCATTCCTCGATATCATTTATTACACCAACGTTGCTTATGATACTTTTACTTGGCATATCATCTGATTACACCGTTTATATATTATCAAGATACAGATCAGAATTAAAGGGAAAAAACATGGAGGCATCACAGGAAACTGCAAAGTGGGCCGGCCTTGCAGTTTTCACATCCGGAACGACTGTTGCAATATCATACATTGTTTTATGGCTTTCTGGTATACCAATATTCAGTGATGATGGATTAACAAATGCCCTTGGTGCATTGATAGCAATAACAATAGCAAACACGTTTTTAATAGCATTAACTGCATTGCTCGGTAAAAGGGCATACTGGCCATCAAGGTTTGAGGAAAAGAAGAGATTGCCATTTGAGAGCTCTATGACCAGGATAGCAGGATTCACACTGAAAAACAGGAAGAAGTTAATAGTATTATTTATAATATTAACCATTGCCGGGCTTTACGTGTATTCTGTAACGCCAACAAATATGGATGTTTTTACCCTGCTGCCGCCAAGCAGCGGTATAGAATCGCTGGTCGTTGTAAATGATTCATTTCATTACGACCTCTTTGATCCTTCATATATAATAGTCAATTTCACATCGCCAATAGTATCACATGGAAAATACAATGAAACCGAGTACAATGAAATCGTGAATATAGAAAAAAGATTGCTTGAAAACAGTGACGTTCATTCAGTCCTTGGTATAGGATATCCATTTGGATATTATGTAAATTACAGCTTTTTAAGCAGCGATAACAGATATGTAGGCAATTACATAAACCAAACAAACTCATACATAGGCAAAAATCCCAGGTATGCCGAGATCGTTATATATCTTTCAAATATAGCATGGAGCGGCCAGTCAACAAAGTTTGTTAATGAGATGCCATCAATCGCAGGCAATGGCAACAACTACAAAGTATATGTTGGCGGATTAACAGAGTATCTTAACGATGCCTATTCATTTACATCTGCATCATTTGAAAAAATGATACCAATACTTGCAGCTTCCGTTTTTATAATATTATTGCTTCAGATAGCGTCCGCCTTTACACCGGTTAGATTAATATTAATGGTCATGGCATCAGTTATTGTCTCTTTATCTGTTACATATGCAATATTTTATTATACACTGCATTTGCCAATAATAATATTCCTGCCGCTCTTTGTATTCATAACTCTCCTGGCCGTCGGCCTTGACTATGATATATTCATGGTTACCAAGGCAAGGGAGGGTGTAATTAAGGGTTTAAGCAACGATGAGGCAATAAAACAGAGTATAATACAGAATGGTGGTGTAATAATAACCCTTGGTTCATTGCTGTTTGTTACCTTCGGTGCACTTTACTTCTCCGGTATAGGCATAATGCAGGAGATAGGCATAGGCCTTGCACTTGGCGTTTTAATAGATACTTTCATAAGCTGGCCATTCTTTGTTCCGTCAATAATGCTTTATCTCGATAAATACAACTGGTGGCCATCGAAGATAGGAAGGAATAAAAAATAA
- a CDS encoding NMD3-related protein — protein sequence MKCILCGINEAYRDGICIECLTSMKNVSYDKINITVCPKCGSIKINKRWYYNNPDDALFNFVSRMLEKKNNSIKKIYNYLKDDYINVNIVFDDGIEKNVSIPMDVSRESCPVCNKLTGSYYEAIIQLRTFSRDRSHLIDTARDNIINDIKRYNVNDPNSFVSKVVNLKEGIDIYLGKRDDAAKVIKNLDSKYFIDTKVTKSLAGKKDGKDVFRYTHLIRIFDLEPGSIIFSRGRNYMVKSVEPGNINIMDLSLKKDLTMDEKTFFSSNFDLIRRSEKRRFIVISNNGSETELMDEKNFNIVTIKGIIKSDSIDLYNYNDEYYII from the coding sequence ATGAAATGCATATTATGCGGCATCAATGAGGCCTATAGGGACGGCATCTGCATTGAATGCCTTACCAGCATGAAGAATGTTTCCTATGATAAAATAAATATTACAGTGTGCCCAAAATGTGGTTCAATTAAGATAAATAAGAGGTGGTACTATAACAATCCTGATGATGCTTTATTTAATTTTGTCTCCAGGATGCTGGAAAAGAAGAATAACAGCATTAAAAAAATTTACAATTACTTAAAGGATGATTACATAAACGTTAACATTGTTTTCGATGATGGCATTGAAAAAAATGTAAGCATACCAATGGATGTTTCCAGGGAGAGCTGCCCTGTTTGCAATAAATTAACAGGATCATACTACGAGGCCATAATACAGCTAAGAACCTTTTCAAGGGATAGATCACATTTAATAGATACTGCAAGGGACAATATAATAAATGATATTAAAAGATACAATGTAAATGATCCAAACTCATTTGTTTCAAAGGTTGTAAATCTTAAGGAGGGCATAGACATATACCTTGGAAAGAGGGACGACGCGGCAAAGGTTATAAAAAATCTTGATTCAAAGTACTTTATTGACACAAAGGTAACAAAGTCACTTGCAGGCAAGAAGGATGGAAAGGATGTATTTAGATACACCCATTTAATAAGAATATTCGATCTTGAGCCGGGATCAATAATATTCAGCAGGGGAAGAAACTACATGGTAAAATCCGTTGAGCCCGGAAACATAAACATAATGGATTTATCATTGAAAAAAGATTTAACGATGGATGAAAAAACATTCTTCTCATCAAACTTTGATCTTATAAGAAGGTCTGAAAAGAGAAGGTTTATTGTCATATCAAACAATGGTTCCGAAACCGAACTTATGGACGAGAAGAATTTTAATATTGTAACCATAAAGGGAATAATAAAAAGCGATTCAATAGATCTTTACAATTACAATGATGAATATTATATTATATAA